The nucleotide window GAGGCGATGGCGCAGTACGGGTCCGACAAGCCCGACCTGCGCGCTCCCGGCCGCGTTCGCGACGTGACCGAACTCTTCAGGGCCAGCCCTTACCGCATCTTTGCCGAAGCGGCCGCGGCGGGCCGCCGCGTCAAGGCGCTGGCGATGCCGTCCGGCATCCAGGTCTCCCGCCGCGAACTGGACGAGATGGTGGAACGCGCGCCCCAGCTCGGGGTCCGGGGGATCGTTTGGGCCGTCGTGGACGGCGAGGAACTGCGCTCCCCCATCGCGCGGCACCTGGGCAACGCGGAGAAGCAGGGCCTTCTCGGGCTGGCGCGCGAGGAGTCCGCGGGGCTTCTGGTCTTGATCGCCGACCAAGAGGAGGCGGCGGCCACAGCCCTCGGGAGGCTGCGGCTCGAGATCGCCGAGCAGCACGGGGCCGTCGCGACAGGCCGCTGGGAGTTTCTGTGGGTGGTGGACTTCCCGCTGCTGGAGTACTCCGCCGAGGAACGGCGCTGGCAGGCCCGCCACCACCCCTTCACCTCGCCACGCCCCGACGACCTGGATCTGCTCGAAAAGGACCCGGGCCGGGTGCGAGCGCGAGCGTACGACCTGGTGCTCAACGGCACGGAGCTGGGCGGGGGGAGCATCCGCATCCACGACCGTCAGATCCAGGAGCGGGTTTTTGCCGTGCTGGGGCTGGAGCCGGAGGAGGCCCGGCGGCAGTTCGGCTTCCTGCTGGAGGCGTTCGAGTACGGTCCGCCTCCGCATGGAGGGATCGCGCTGGGGCTCGACCGCCTGGTGATGATGCTTGCCGGGCGAAGCACCATCCGGGACGTCATCGCGTTCCCGAAGACGGCGCAGGCCACGTGTCCGCTGACGGGCGCGCCGGCCCCCATCTCGGACCGGCAGTTGCGGGAACTGCACATCCGCACGACCGCCCCGGTGGCATGAAAATCGAGCCCGTGCGTCATGCGAACTTACCTTGCTGGCGCTTTCGCGGCTGTGATATGATGAGGCCGGCCTGAGAAAGGCGAGAGTTGCCGGTAATCCCTGCCGTGTTCGTGGTGAAGCTACCTATTGTGATGAGCCAACACCATCACAGAGGGAGCTCGGGCTCTGCGGGTGGCGGGCAGGCTGCCTCTCCCGGATGGGCCGGGCAGTAGCCCTGAAGTCCGCAGGAGGGCACCCACCTTCCTTGAGCACCGGGTTCATCAACGGGTAGCCTTAGCGGCACGGCGGGGCTTTTAGTTGAGGCCCGGTGTGGGATGTATCCACGCCTTTGACCAAAGACCATCAGGGCCAGCCTGATCTGTTCGGGGGCGCGGCGCCGGACCCCGAGGCCCGGCGCCAGCCGCTTGCCGCCCGCATGAGGCCCCGGACCCTCGATGAACTGGTGGGCCAGGAGAGCATCATCGGACCCGGCACGCCGCTACGGCGCGCCATCGAGGCGGACCGCCTCCACCACTCCATCATCCTGTGGGGGCCTCCGGGAAGCGGCAAGACCAGCCTGGCTCAGGTCATCGCAGAAAGCACCCGCGCCCACTTCGAGACGCTGAGCGCGGTGCTGGCGGGCGTGGCCGATATCCGGCGGGTCGTGGCGGAGGCCAGGCGTCGCCGGGCGGCGGGCCGCAGGACGATCCTCTTCATCGACGAGATTCATCGCTTCAACCGGGCCCAGCAAGACGCCCTGCTCCCGCACGTGGAGGACGGCACCATCACCCTC belongs to Bacillota bacterium and includes:
- a CDS encoding amino acid--tRNA ligase-related protein; the protein is EAMAQYGSDKPDLRAPGRVRDVTELFRASPYRIFAEAAAAGRRVKALAMPSGIQVSRRELDEMVERAPQLGVRGIVWAVVDGEELRSPIARHLGNAEKQGLLGLAREESAGLLVLIADQEEAAATALGRLRLEIAEQHGAVATGRWEFLWVVDFPLLEYSAEERRWQARHHPFTSPRPDDLDLLEKDPGRVRARAYDLVLNGTELGGGSIRIHDRQIQERVFAVLGLEPEEARRQFGFLLEAFEYGPPPHGGIALGLDRLVMMLAGRSTIRDVIAFPKTAQATCPLTGAPAPISDRQLRELHIRTTAPVA